A portion of the Stigmatella aurantiaca DW4/3-1 genome contains these proteins:
- the menC gene encoding o-succinylbenzoate synthase yields MRITETRLTPSRLELIRPLRTARATYTLREGFLVHLVDEEGRVGQGEAMPLVEFGTESLSVCQQVLHSHLRGLREQNLADNLDAIEDAFALPSQGPGQGRALRLRPSEEVPHAPAADHAVEMALLDLLSQRREIPLCRLLDRAARQEVLVNALLTAEEPQELAEEARKAVAEGYKTLKLKVAGRPLDEDEARVRAVRQAVGPDVNIRLDANGGWTETEAVHAVDRLGWYGLELCEQPVPPQELRALWRLQRRAPFPLAADEALASPEAIPVLLGLAGGMPAARAFVLKPMVLGGLLPALMFARQAASIGLEAFVTSAMDGVVSRAGAAHLAAALPSGRLASGLGVGSLFVREEPSEHPFRPVQGRIRLPDVPGLGLSP; encoded by the coding sequence ATGCGCATCACGGAGACGAGGCTCACACCGTCGCGCCTGGAGCTGATCCGGCCACTGAGGACGGCGCGAGCCACCTACACGCTACGGGAAGGCTTTCTCGTCCATCTGGTGGACGAGGAGGGCCGTGTCGGCCAGGGCGAGGCGATGCCGTTGGTGGAGTTCGGGACCGAGTCTCTGAGCGTGTGTCAGCAGGTGCTCCACAGCCACCTCCGGGGGCTGCGCGAGCAGAACCTCGCGGACAACCTGGATGCCATCGAGGATGCCTTCGCGCTGCCCTCGCAGGGGCCAGGGCAGGGAAGGGCGCTCCGGCTGCGCCCCAGCGAAGAGGTTCCCCACGCGCCCGCCGCGGACCACGCGGTGGAGATGGCGCTGTTGGATCTGCTCTCGCAGCGGCGGGAAATTCCCCTGTGCCGGCTCCTGGACCGGGCGGCGCGCCAAGAGGTGCTCGTCAATGCGCTGCTGACGGCGGAGGAACCTCAGGAACTGGCCGAGGAGGCCCGGAAGGCCGTGGCCGAGGGGTACAAGACCCTCAAGCTCAAGGTGGCGGGCCGTCCGCTCGATGAGGACGAAGCGCGGGTTCGGGCGGTCCGTCAGGCGGTGGGCCCCGACGTGAACATCCGGCTGGATGCGAACGGAGGCTGGACGGAGACGGAGGCGGTTCACGCGGTGGATCGCCTGGGCTGGTATGGGCTGGAGCTGTGTGAGCAACCCGTGCCGCCGCAGGAACTGCGCGCCCTGTGGCGGCTCCAGCGCCGGGCCCCGTTTCCGTTGGCCGCGGATGAGGCGCTCGCCTCGCCCGAGGCGATTCCGGTGCTGCTCGGGCTCGCGGGGGGAATGCCCGCGGCGCGGGCGTTCGTCCTGAAGCCCATGGTCTTGGGCGGTTTGTTGCCGGCGCTGATGTTCGCGCGCCAGGCGGCCAGCATCGGCTTGGAGGCGTTCGTCACGAGCGCGATGGACGGAGTGGTGTCTCGGGCGGGGGCGGCGCATTTGGCGGCGGCGCTGCCCTCGGGCCGCCTGGCCTCGGGGCTGGGCGTGGGCAGCCTCTTCGTCCGCGAGGAGCCCTCGGAGCACCCCTTCCGGCCCGTTCAGGGACGCATCCGGCTGCCGGACGTGCCGGGACTCGGGCTTTCTCCATGA
- the sdhB gene encoding succinate dehydrogenase iron-sulfur subunit, translating to MDTAQPSSVSSQTITFRIWRQDGPGGESHYDEFRIPYHKGANVVSCLMEIQRNPVTVQGKKVAPVVWDAACLEEVCGSCAMNINGRVRMACSALIDKLEQPITLEPLKKFPVIRDLTVNRDRMFEALKRVKAWIPVDGTHNLGPGPRQSPKDHATMYVLSTCITCGSCLEACPQVTLDNHFVGAAAISQARLFNMNPTGKLNAEERTRALMGPGGVQDCGKAQNCVKVCPKEIPLTSSIAAMNREVTKLVIKDLFFKDEESKGHSGPG from the coding sequence ATGGACACCGCACAGCCGAGTTCCGTCTCCTCCCAGACCATCACCTTCCGCATCTGGCGGCAGGATGGGCCCGGGGGCGAGAGCCACTACGACGAGTTCCGCATCCCGTACCACAAGGGTGCCAATGTCGTTTCTTGCCTGATGGAGATCCAGCGCAACCCCGTCACCGTGCAGGGCAAGAAGGTGGCCCCGGTGGTGTGGGACGCCGCGTGCCTCGAGGAGGTCTGCGGCAGCTGCGCCATGAACATCAATGGCCGGGTGCGCATGGCCTGCTCGGCGCTCATCGACAAGCTGGAGCAGCCCATCACCCTGGAGCCGTTGAAGAAGTTCCCCGTCATCCGCGACCTGACGGTGAACCGCGACCGGATGTTCGAGGCGCTCAAGCGGGTGAAGGCGTGGATCCCCGTGGACGGCACCCACAACCTGGGGCCGGGCCCGCGCCAGTCGCCCAAGGATCACGCCACGATGTACGTGCTCTCCACGTGCATCACCTGCGGCAGCTGCCTGGAGGCGTGCCCGCAGGTCACCCTGGACAACCACTTCGTCGGCGCGGCGGCGATCAGCCAGGCGCGGCTCTTCAACATGAACCCCACCGGCAAGCTGAACGCCGAGGAGCGCACCCGCGCGCTCATGGGGCCAGGCGGTGTGCAGGACTGTGGCAAGGCGCAGAACTGCGTGAAGGTGTGTCCGAAGGAGATCCCGCTGACCAGCTCCATCGCGGCGATGAACCGCGAGGTGACCAAGCTCGTCATCAAGGATCTCTTCTTCAAGGATGAAGAGAGCAAGGGGCACTCTGGTCCAGGCTGA
- the menE gene encoding o-succinylbenzoate--CoA ligase has product MTWGCPIREGASRWPEAEALTFAGRRWTYRLLDVEVGRWVAALQARGVKAGSRVALLSANHAACVGLFFALGRLGALLAPLNARLTAKELAPLVQEIAPELTLAQGPLLDRLPGAENLEAWGSAEQAPSPLCLPLGASTPRVVLFTSGTTGRPKGAVLTEGNFRASARCSAANLGAFPAPRWLGTLPLFHVGGLSMLSRCAYDGGCLVLQDRFDADAVNQAIDQEGVTHASFVATTLERVLEARADRPVPASFQLALIGGGPVPAPLLARARAARLLALQTYGLTEACSQVTTERPSEADGRTAGAALPGLEVRIADPEGQPLGPGREGDIEVRGPTVMAGYLNRPEATHEALRDGWLRTRDVGSLDERGRLTVLSRRTDLIVRGGENLYPVEIEAVIASHPAVQEVAVVGIPEARWGEVPMAFVVPRPGHAFPLDLDDWCRRSLAGFKVPARFIPLEALPRNAMGKVERTVLRQRLPHV; this is encoded by the coding sequence ATGACTTGGGGGTGTCCCATCCGGGAGGGTGCCTCGCGCTGGCCCGAGGCCGAGGCGCTGACCTTCGCGGGGCGCCGGTGGACGTACCGCCTCCTGGACGTCGAGGTGGGGCGCTGGGTGGCGGCGCTCCAGGCCCGAGGCGTCAAGGCCGGGAGCCGGGTGGCGTTGCTCTCGGCCAACCACGCGGCCTGCGTGGGCCTCTTCTTCGCGCTCGGGCGGTTGGGGGCGCTGCTCGCGCCGCTCAATGCCCGGCTCACCGCGAAGGAGCTGGCGCCGCTCGTCCAGGAGATCGCCCCGGAGCTGACGCTGGCCCAAGGGCCGTTGTTGGATCGGCTTCCGGGGGCCGAGAACCTGGAGGCCTGGGGGAGCGCGGAACAGGCTCCCTCTCCGCTGTGCCTGCCCCTGGGGGCTTCCACGCCCCGGGTGGTGCTCTTCACCTCGGGCACCACGGGGCGCCCCAAGGGGGCGGTGCTGACGGAGGGCAACTTTCGGGCGTCGGCCCGGTGCTCGGCCGCGAACCTGGGGGCCTTTCCAGCGCCGCGCTGGCTGGGCACGCTGCCGCTGTTTCACGTGGGGGGATTGTCGATGCTCTCACGCTGCGCCTACGACGGAGGCTGCCTCGTTCTCCAGGACCGGTTCGACGCGGACGCGGTGAACCAGGCCATTGACCAGGAAGGCGTCACCCACGCGAGCTTCGTGGCCACCACGCTGGAGCGTGTCCTGGAGGCCCGTGCGGACCGGCCGGTGCCCGCTTCCTTCCAACTGGCGCTGATTGGCGGCGGGCCGGTCCCGGCGCCGCTGCTGGCGCGGGCGCGGGCGGCCCGATTGTTGGCGTTGCAGACATATGGGCTGACCGAGGCATGTTCCCAGGTGACGACCGAGCGGCCCTCCGAGGCGGACGGCCGGACCGCGGGCGCCGCGCTGCCTGGGTTGGAGGTGCGCATCGCGGATCCAGAGGGCCAGCCGCTCGGGCCTGGCCGGGAAGGGGACATCGAGGTCCGGGGCCCCACGGTGATGGCGGGCTACCTGAACCGCCCCGAGGCCACCCACGAGGCGCTGCGGGACGGCTGGCTGCGGACCCGGGACGTAGGATCGCTGGATGAGCGGGGGCGTCTGACGGTGCTCTCCCGGCGGACGGATCTCATCGTGCGGGGAGGGGAGAACCTCTACCCGGTGGAGATCGAAGCGGTGATCGCCAGCCACCCCGCCGTGCAGGAGGTGGCCGTCGTGGGAATTCCCGAGGCGCGCTGGGGGGAAGTGCCCATGGCTTTCGTGGTGCCTCGCCCGGGACACGCATTTCCTTTGGATCTCGACGATTGGTGTCGGCGCTCGCTGGCGGGGTTCAAGGTGCCCGCGCGCTTTATTCCCCTCGAGGCGCTGCCTCGCAACGCGATGGGTAAGGTCGAGCGCACGGTGCTTCGCCAGCGCCTCCCACACGTCTGA
- the icd gene encoding NADP-dependent isocitrate dehydrogenase — MAPPSGEKITLQSGKLHVPNNPIIPYIEGDGTGRDIWRASQAVFDAAVEKAYQGKKKISWYEVLAGEKSFKQVNNWLPDETVEAFRSYLVGIKGPLTTPVGGGIRSLNVALRQLLDLYVCLRPVRYFKGVPSPVKAPEKVDMVIFRENTEDIYTGIEFEAGTAAADKFLGLLKQEFEKEFKKIRFPSNVGIGIKPVSKEGTDRLVRAAIQYAVEHKRKSVTLVHKGNIMKFTEGAFRKWGYELAAREFGDKVYTWDQWEATKAAKGEDAANAEQKAAVSAGKIIIKDSIADITLQQVLTRPDEFDVIATLNLNGDYLSDALAAQVGGIGIAPGGNINYVSGHAVFEATHGTAPKYADQDKVNPGSVILSGEMMFRHLGWNEAADLIIKGMDRAIAAKTVTYDFARLMKLEGQGTVTEVKCSEFGQAIIKHM; from the coding sequence ATGGCGCCTCCATCTGGCGAGAAGATCACCCTTCAGAGCGGCAAGCTTCACGTGCCGAACAACCCGATCATCCCCTACATCGAGGGCGATGGAACCGGCCGTGACATCTGGCGTGCCTCCCAGGCCGTCTTCGACGCGGCGGTGGAGAAGGCCTACCAGGGCAAGAAGAAGATCTCCTGGTACGAGGTGCTGGCGGGCGAGAAGTCCTTCAAGCAGGTCAACAACTGGCTGCCGGACGAGACCGTCGAGGCCTTCCGCTCCTATCTGGTGGGCATCAAGGGCCCGCTGACCACGCCGGTGGGCGGCGGTATCCGCTCGCTGAACGTGGCGCTGCGCCAGCTGCTGGACCTGTACGTGTGCTTGCGCCCCGTGCGCTACTTCAAGGGCGTGCCCAGCCCGGTGAAGGCGCCGGAGAAGGTGGACATGGTGATCTTCCGTGAGAACACGGAGGACATCTACACGGGCATCGAGTTCGAGGCGGGCACCGCCGCGGCGGACAAGTTCCTCGGCCTGCTCAAGCAGGAGTTCGAGAAGGAGTTCAAGAAGATCCGCTTCCCCAGCAACGTGGGCATCGGCATCAAGCCCGTCTCCAAGGAGGGCACCGACCGGCTCGTTCGCGCCGCCATCCAGTACGCGGTGGAGCACAAGCGCAAGAGCGTCACGCTGGTGCACAAGGGCAACATCATGAAGTTCACCGAGGGCGCCTTCCGCAAGTGGGGCTACGAGCTGGCCGCCCGCGAGTTCGGTGACAAGGTCTACACCTGGGATCAGTGGGAGGCCACCAAGGCCGCCAAGGGCGAGGACGCCGCCAACGCCGAGCAGAAGGCCGCCGTCTCCGCCGGGAAGATCATCATCAAGGACTCCATCGCGGACATCACCCTGCAGCAGGTGCTGACCCGTCCGGACGAGTTCGACGTCATCGCCACGCTGAACCTCAACGGCGACTACCTCTCGGACGCGCTGGCCGCGCAGGTGGGCGGCATCGGCATCGCGCCGGGCGGCAACATCAACTACGTCTCCGGCCACGCCGTCTTCGAGGCCACCCACGGCACCGCGCCCAAGTACGCGGACCAGGACAAGGTGAACCCCGGCTCCGTCATCCTCTCCGGCGAGATGATGTTCCGCCACCTGGGCTGGAACGAGGCCGCGGACCTCATCATCAAGGGCATGGACCGGGCCATCGCGGCCAAGACGGTGACGTATGACTTCGCCCGCCTGATGAAGCTCGAGGGCCAGGGCACCGTGACCGAGGTGAAGTGCTCCGAGTTCGGTCAGGCCATCATCAAGCACATGTAG
- the mdh gene encoding malate dehydrogenase: MTQTRKKKIGLIGGGQIGGNLALIAVQKSLGDVTLFDIPAAEGLVKGKALDINQLSAVDGYDCRVTGSTDWKDVAGSDVIIITAGVPRKPGMSREDLLDINLKIMRDVAANIKQHAPNAFVINVANPLDAMVFALQKIAELPKHMVVGMAGVLDTSRFKFFVAEALGSSIRDVEALVLGGHGDDMVPLVRHTTVGGVPLTELLPQDKLEAIVKRTREGGAELVGLYKTGSAYFAPASSAISMAESFLLDRKRILPAAALLEGQYGINGYFFGVPVQIGAGGVEKILTPQLNDSEKAALEKSFQSVKKTVDSVKL; the protein is encoded by the coding sequence ATGACTCAGACCCGTAAGAAGAAGATCGGTCTCATTGGCGGCGGCCAGATCGGCGGCAACCTGGCGCTGATCGCCGTACAGAAGAGCCTTGGCGATGTGACGCTGTTCGACATCCCCGCGGCCGAGGGGCTCGTCAAGGGCAAGGCGCTGGACATCAACCAGCTGTCCGCGGTGGATGGCTATGACTGCCGCGTCACCGGCTCCACCGACTGGAAGGATGTCGCCGGCTCGGACGTCATCATCATCACCGCCGGGGTTCCCCGGAAGCCGGGCATGAGCCGCGAGGACCTGCTCGACATCAACCTGAAGATCATGCGGGACGTGGCGGCGAACATCAAACAGCACGCCCCCAACGCGTTCGTCATCAACGTGGCCAACCCGCTGGACGCGATGGTGTTCGCGCTCCAGAAGATCGCCGAGCTGCCCAAGCACATGGTGGTGGGCATGGCGGGCGTGCTGGACACCAGCCGCTTCAAGTTCTTCGTGGCCGAGGCGCTGGGCAGCTCCATCCGCGACGTGGAGGCGCTGGTGCTCGGCGGCCACGGGGACGACATGGTGCCCCTGGTGCGTCACACCACCGTGGGCGGCGTGCCCCTGACGGAGCTGCTCCCCCAGGACAAGCTGGAAGCCATCGTCAAGCGCACCCGCGAGGGCGGCGCCGAGCTGGTGGGCCTGTACAAGACGGGCAGCGCCTACTTCGCCCCGGCCTCCAGCGCCATCTCCATGGCGGAGAGCTTCCTCTTGGACCGCAAGCGCATCTTGCCCGCCGCGGCCCTGCTCGAGGGCCAGTACGGCATCAACGGCTACTTCTTCGGCGTGCCGGTGCAGATCGGCGCGGGCGGCGTGGAGAAGATCCTCACCCCGCAGCTCAATGACTCCGAGAAGGCCGCCCTGGAGAAGTCCTTCCAGTCGGTGAAGAAGACGGTCGACAGCGTCAAGCTGTAG
- the sdhA gene encoding succinate dehydrogenase flavoprotein subunit, protein MAAAARFTVVGGGLAGLMTTIKLAEAGHQVDVLSVVPVKRSHSVCAQGGINGAVNTKGEGDHPDIHVMDTLRGGDFLAEQVSVKGMCYAAPGVIYMLDRMGVTFNRTSEGLLDFRRFGGTLHHRTAFAGATTGQQLLYALDEQVRRYEAEGKVTKYEFWEWLGTVKDESGRCIGSVALDLRTMEIRTFPAEAVCLATGGPGIVFGRSTNSIINTGTAAGRAYLEGAIYANGEFIQVHPTSIPGEDKLRLMSESVRGEGGRVWVPRKKADPRSPKDIPESERWYFLEEKYPKYKNLVPRDVATREIFTVCRDLGLGIGGRDGVYLDVTHIPAKTLDAKIKGVMEIYEKFVGDDPRNTPMVIFPGMHYSMGGLYVSFEADPRTLTPAEGSPKNQATNIPGLYAAGEADYAFHGANRLGANSLLSCIYSGMIGGPAMAAYAKNNAQSAAAKSDKYFNDAKKYWDERFADLKKMSGPENPYQIAKELGDVMTENCTVVRYNDRLKKTIEKVRELKDRWKNVNVLDTGNVANRSLSYTNQVWNMLELGEVIATSALLRDESRGAHYKPDFSLPEPKTKDPREDAGWMELWKKRHEKWAKTTMAKHAPEGPQISYEDVPTPVLAPEPRWYA, encoded by the coding sequence ATGGCAGCAGCAGCGCGGTTCACGGTGGTCGGCGGCGGCCTCGCCGGACTGATGACGACGATCAAGCTGGCCGAGGCGGGACATCAGGTCGATGTGCTCTCCGTGGTGCCGGTGAAGCGCTCGCACTCGGTCTGCGCCCAGGGCGGCATCAACGGTGCGGTGAACACGAAGGGCGAGGGGGACCACCCGGACATCCACGTGATGGACACGCTGCGGGGCGGCGACTTCCTCGCCGAGCAGGTGTCCGTCAAGGGCATGTGCTACGCGGCCCCGGGCGTCATCTACATGCTGGACCGCATGGGGGTGACGTTCAATCGCACCTCCGAGGGCCTGCTGGACTTCCGGCGCTTCGGCGGCACGCTCCACCACCGGACGGCGTTCGCGGGCGCCACCACCGGCCAGCAGCTGCTCTACGCGCTGGATGAGCAGGTGCGCCGCTACGAGGCCGAGGGCAAGGTCACCAAGTACGAGTTCTGGGAGTGGCTCGGCACGGTGAAGGACGAGTCCGGCCGGTGCATCGGCAGCGTGGCGCTGGATCTGCGGACGATGGAGATCCGCACCTTCCCGGCGGAGGCCGTGTGCCTGGCCACCGGTGGCCCGGGCATCGTGTTCGGGCGCTCCACCAACTCCATCATCAACACGGGCACCGCCGCGGGCCGCGCGTACCTGGAAGGCGCCATCTACGCCAACGGCGAGTTCATCCAGGTGCACCCCACCTCCATCCCGGGCGAGGACAAGCTGCGCCTGATGAGCGAGTCGGTCCGTGGCGAGGGCGGCCGCGTCTGGGTGCCGCGCAAGAAGGCCGACCCGCGCAGCCCGAAGGACATCCCCGAGAGCGAGCGCTGGTACTTCCTCGAGGAGAAGTACCCCAAGTACAAGAACCTGGTGCCGCGCGACGTGGCCACGCGCGAGATCTTCACGGTCTGCCGCGACCTGGGCCTGGGCATCGGCGGCCGCGACGGCGTGTACCTGGACGTGACGCACATCCCCGCCAAGACGCTCGATGCGAAGATCAAGGGCGTGATGGAGATCTACGAGAAGTTCGTGGGGGATGACCCGCGCAACACGCCCATGGTCATCTTCCCGGGCATGCACTACTCCATGGGCGGCTTGTACGTGTCCTTCGAGGCCGACCCGCGCACGCTCACCCCGGCCGAGGGCAGCCCGAAGAACCAGGCCACCAACATCCCGGGCCTCTACGCCGCGGGCGAGGCGGACTACGCCTTCCATGGCGCCAACCGGTTGGGCGCCAACTCGCTCCTGTCCTGCATCTACTCGGGAATGATTGGCGGCCCCGCGATGGCCGCCTACGCCAAGAACAACGCCCAGAGCGCCGCCGCCAAGAGCGACAAGTACTTCAACGACGCGAAGAAGTACTGGGACGAGCGCTTCGCGGACCTCAAGAAGATGTCCGGCCCCGAGAACCCGTACCAGATCGCCAAGGAGCTGGGCGATGTGATGACGGAGAACTGCACCGTCGTGCGCTACAACGACCGGCTCAAGAAGACGATCGAGAAGGTCCGCGAGCTGAAGGACCGCTGGAAGAACGTCAACGTGCTGGACACGGGCAACGTGGCCAACCGGTCGCTGTCCTACACCAACCAGGTGTGGAACATGCTGGAGCTGGGCGAGGTGATCGCCACCAGCGCGCTGCTGCGCGACGAGAGCCGGGGCGCCCACTACAAGCCGGACTTCTCCCTGCCCGAGCCCAAGACGAAGGACCCGCGCGAGGACGCCGGGTGGATGGAGCTCTGGAAGAAGCGTCACGAGAAGTGGGCGAAGACGACCATGGCGAAGCACGCGCCCGAGGGGCCGCAGATCTCCTACGAGGACGTCCCGACGCCCGTTCTGGCTCCGGAACCGCGCTGGTACGCGTAA
- a CDS encoding 1,4-dihydroxy-2-naphthoate polyprenyltransferase, giving the protein MSADGLAPSSGSPAPVPGGAPRPLTPAGAWLLAIRPKTLTAAFVPVGVGTGLAFGLGVGRWLPALAALVGALLIQIGTNLTNDYYDFKKGADTSERLGPMRVTQSGLLAPGQVLAGALACFALAILSGIYLVWVGGWPIVAIGLSSVLFGYAYTGGPFPLAYHGLGDVFVFVFFGLVAVAGTYYVQALTVVPAAWWAAIPVGALGTALLVVNNLRDVHTDAKAGKRTLVVRLGTKAGRAEYVLMLVAAYATPFVMFGLGLASAWVFLALLSAPLAVGPMRLVFGAQGSALNSALGATARLQLVFGLLFAVGLCLR; this is encoded by the coding sequence ATGAGCGCTGATGGCCTTGCCCCTTCCTCAGGTTCTCCCGCGCCCGTTCCCGGGGGCGCGCCCCGGCCGCTGACCCCGGCAGGCGCCTGGTTGCTGGCCATCCGCCCCAAGACCCTCACGGCGGCGTTCGTGCCGGTGGGCGTTGGGACAGGTCTGGCGTTCGGGCTGGGCGTGGGACGCTGGCTGCCCGCGCTCGCGGCCCTGGTGGGAGCCCTGCTGATCCAGATCGGCACCAACCTCACCAACGACTACTACGACTTCAAGAAGGGCGCGGACACCTCCGAGCGCCTGGGGCCCATGCGCGTCACCCAGAGCGGGTTGCTTGCCCCAGGGCAGGTGCTGGCCGGGGCGCTGGCGTGCTTCGCGCTGGCCATCCTCTCGGGCATCTACCTGGTGTGGGTGGGCGGATGGCCCATCGTGGCCATTGGCCTGAGCTCTGTGCTGTTCGGCTATGCCTACACGGGGGGACCCTTTCCCCTGGCGTACCACGGGCTGGGGGATGTGTTCGTCTTCGTCTTCTTCGGGCTCGTGGCGGTCGCGGGCACCTACTACGTTCAGGCGCTGACGGTGGTTCCGGCGGCATGGTGGGCCGCCATCCCCGTGGGCGCGTTGGGCACGGCGCTTCTGGTCGTCAACAACCTGCGGGACGTCCACACCGATGCGAAGGCAGGCAAGCGCACGTTGGTGGTGCGGCTGGGGACGAAGGCGGGACGGGCCGAGTATGTGCTGATGTTGGTGGCGGCCTATGCCACGCCCTTCGTCATGTTCGGATTGGGACTGGCCAGTGCCTGGGTGTTCCTGGCCCTCTTGAGCGCCCCCTTGGCTGTGGGTCCTATGAGACTCGTCTTTGGGGCACAAGGCTCGGCATTGAACTCAGCCTTGGGGGCAACGGCGCGCCTGCAGCTTGTGTTCGGGCTACTCTTCGCGGTGGGGCTGTGCCTGAGGTGA
- the menH gene encoding 2-succinyl-6-hydroxy-2,4-cyclohexadiene-1-carboxylate synthase, which produces MGVNLAYSLWGEGSQPLLLLHGFTGNRTSFDHLRPLLGSAVRAIAVDLPGHGETPLPSKRGREGFLETVDALIALLDQLKLPSVDLLGYSQGARLALAAAVRAPQRFGRLILESGSPGLHRRQERAARRESDTQLASFLRARGVDAFVDRWEALPLFEGLRNLPPPQREALRERRLSCTIEGLAGALECLGTGEQPDFWPALYRQRLPTLLLTGEKDTKFTQLARKMASELPVVWRHAFPGCGHAPHLEAPEAYAGEVLSFLRTPWYEAPSFESPADTIHT; this is translated from the coding sequence ATGGGCGTGAACCTGGCGTACAGCCTCTGGGGAGAGGGCTCCCAGCCGCTCCTGCTGCTGCACGGCTTCACGGGCAACCGCACCTCGTTTGATCACCTGCGGCCGCTGCTGGGCAGCGCCGTGCGGGCCATCGCGGTGGACCTGCCGGGGCATGGCGAGACGCCGCTGCCGAGCAAGCGGGGCCGGGAGGGCTTCCTGGAGACGGTGGATGCGCTGATCGCGCTGCTGGACCAGTTGAAGCTGCCCTCGGTGGACCTGCTGGGCTACTCGCAGGGTGCCCGGCTCGCGCTGGCCGCGGCCGTCCGCGCGCCGCAGCGCTTTGGCCGGCTCATCCTGGAGAGCGGTTCCCCGGGCTTGCACCGGCGCCAGGAGCGCGCCGCGCGGCGCGAGTCGGACACCCAGCTGGCCTCCTTTCTCCGCGCCCGCGGCGTGGATGCCTTCGTGGACCGCTGGGAAGCGCTGCCCCTGTTCGAGGGGCTGCGCAACCTGCCCCCTCCGCAGCGCGAGGCCCTGCGCGAGCGCCGCCTGTCCTGCACCATCGAGGGATTGGCCGGGGCGCTGGAGTGCCTTGGCACGGGCGAGCAGCCTGACTTCTGGCCCGCCCTGTACCGCCAGCGCCTGCCCACGCTCTTGCTCACGGGAGAGAAGGACACGAAGTTCACCCAGTTGGCGCGCAAGATGGCCTCCGAGCTTCCCGTCGTCTGGCGCCATGCCTTTCCGGGATGTGGGCATGCCCCGCACCTCGAGGCCCCGGAGGCCTACGCGGGTGAAGTGCTCTCCTTCTTGCGGACTCCCTGGTACGAAGCGCCTTCCTTCGAGAGCCCTGCCGACACGATCCACACATGA
- the sucC gene encoding ADP-forming succinate--CoA ligase subunit beta: MKIHEYQGKELFRKYGVPTPRGILALSPNEAEAAAKELATPVVVVKSQIHAGGRGKGGGVKLAKSPAEAKELAQAMLGMKLKTIQTGPEGQTVHKVYIEEGLAIGQELYLGVTLDRATSRITFMASREGGVEIEEVAAQHPEKILREAVDPAVGFLDFQGRKLAFGLGLSGPTVNKFVQFCSALYKMYTETDAALVEINPLVILKDGGVVALDAKVTFDENALFKHKELLNYRDLAEEEPRETQAKEFDLAYIALDGNIGCMVNGAGLAMATMDTIKLVGGNPANFLDVGGGASKEKVTAAFKLILADPAVKAVLVNIFGGIMKCDVIAEGIIAAAKEVQLKVPLVVRLEGTNVEKGKQLLSNSGLAITPADNLRQAAEKAVAAIK; encoded by the coding sequence ATGAAGATCCACGAGTACCAGGGCAAGGAACTCTTCCGGAAGTACGGCGTCCCCACTCCCCGGGGCATCCTCGCGCTCTCGCCCAATGAGGCGGAAGCCGCGGCCAAGGAGCTGGCCACGCCGGTGGTCGTGGTGAAGTCTCAGATCCACGCGGGCGGCCGCGGCAAGGGCGGCGGCGTCAAGTTGGCCAAGAGCCCCGCCGAGGCGAAGGAGCTCGCCCAGGCGATGCTGGGCATGAAGCTGAAGACCATCCAGACCGGCCCCGAGGGGCAGACGGTCCACAAGGTCTACATCGAGGAGGGGCTCGCCATCGGCCAGGAGCTGTACCTGGGCGTGACGCTGGACCGCGCCACCTCGCGCATCACCTTCATGGCCTCCCGCGAGGGCGGCGTGGAGATCGAGGAAGTGGCCGCCCAGCACCCGGAGAAGATCCTCCGCGAGGCGGTGGACCCGGCGGTGGGCTTCCTGGACTTCCAGGGCCGCAAGCTGGCCTTCGGCCTGGGCCTCTCGGGCCCCACGGTGAACAAGTTCGTCCAGTTCTGCTCCGCGCTCTACAAGATGTACACGGAGACGGACGCGGCGCTGGTGGAGATCAACCCGCTCGTCATCCTGAAGGACGGCGGCGTGGTGGCGCTCGACGCGAAGGTGACCTTCGACGAGAACGCGCTCTTCAAGCACAAGGAGCTGCTCAACTACCGCGACCTGGCGGAAGAGGAGCCCCGCGAGACGCAGGCCAAGGAGTTCGACCTGGCCTACATCGCGCTGGACGGCAACATCGGCTGCATGGTGAACGGCGCGGGCCTGGCCATGGCCACCATGGACACCATCAAGCTGGTGGGGGGCAACCCGGCCAACTTCCTGGACGTGGGCGGCGGCGCGAGCAAGGAGAAGGTGACGGCGGCCTTCAAGCTCATCCTGGCCGACCCGGCGGTGAAGGCGGTGCTCGTCAACATCTTCGGCGGCATCATGAAGTGTGACGTCATCGCCGAGGGCATCATCGCCGCCGCCAAGGAAGTCCAGCTCAAGGTCCCCCTCGTGGTGCGGCTCGAGGGCACCAACGTGGAGAAGGGCAAGCAGCTCCTGAGCAACTCGGGCCTTGCCATCACCCCGGCGGACAACCTGCGGCAGGCCGCGGAGAAGGCCGTGGCGGCGATCAAGTAG